A genomic window from Silene latifolia isolate original U9 population chromosome Y, ASM4854445v1, whole genome shotgun sequence includes:
- the LOC141630195 gene encoding uncharacterized protein LOC141630195, which produces MVGRLVDWVATQRDSIWVNWVQSNYLKGQEWMEYKPSSNSSWVWRRICKVKEEMRNGYVNGEWSVQPGGYSPAGCYDWFRGTRPRIQWDKAVWNGWTIPKHQFMGWMVAHKALNTVERLVRFGVIIEEKCYLCGIADEIIEHLFCECPYSRRVVLELNRNTPWTFPIRDLVEWCSCRTGTGLQKGVQNAIVMSLMYQVWQQRNRSRNEMILLRPERVAGAILENMRSRVRTRERTVMTLAERDWLTKMRIIE; this is translated from the coding sequence ATGGTAGGAAGACTGGTGGACTGGGTTGCTACACAAAGAGACTCTATCTGGGTTAACTGGGTGCAAAGTAACTATCTTAAGGGTCAGGAGTGGATGGAATACAAGCCTAGTTCGAACTCAAGTTGGGTATGGAGGAGAATATGCAAGGTTAAGGAAGAAATGAGGAATGGTTATGTCAATGGAGAGTGGAGTGTTCAACCAGGAGGGTACTCTCCTGCTGGTTGCTATGACTGGTTCAGAGGTACAAGGCCAAGAATTCAGTGGGATAAGGCAGTTTGGAATGGATGGACAATCCCTAAACATCAATTTATGGGATGGATGGTTGCTCATAAGGCACTGAATACAGTAGAGAGGCTAGTCAGGTTTGGGGTGATCATTGAGGAGAAATGCTACCTGTGTGGCATAGCTGATGAAATAATTGAGCACTTGTTCTGTGAGTGCCCTTACAGTAGAAGAGTGGTGTTGGAGCTGAATAGGAACACTCCCTGGACATTTCCTATCAGGGATTTGGTTGAGTGGTGCAGTTGTAGAACAGGCACGGGGCTCCAGAAGGGAGTACAAAATGCCATAGTGATGAGCTTGATGTACCAGGTATGGCAGCAGAGAAATAGAAGTAGGAATGAGATGATTTTGCTTAGGCCTGAAAGGGTGGCAGGTGCTATATTGGAGAATATGAGATCAAGAGTTCGAACCCGGGAAAGAACAGTGATGACTCTTGCAGAACGAGATTGGCTGACTAAAATGCGTATTATAGAATGA